A window from Malassezia japonica chromosome 1, complete sequence encodes these proteins:
- the PYC1 gene encoding pyruvate carboxylase (EggNog:ENOG503NW8J; COG:C): protein MGESTQVHVKADAASNVDVPTVESEIAIRIFRTAHELGLQTVAIYSHEDRMSAHRYKADYAFQVGKDLSPVAAYLAIDDIVRIAKENKVDMIHPGYGFLSENPEFARKVEEAGIAFIGPRPETIDGLGDKTKARDLAREAKVPIVPGTPGPIASYEAAEPFIKEVGFPVIIKAAMGGGGRGMRVVRNMEDFRESFERAVSEARSAFGDPTVFIERFLDRPRHIEVQLLADGDNHCIHLFERDCSVQRRHQKVVEIAPASNLPDNVRQSILADAVNLANTANYRNAGTAEFLVDQQNRHYFIEINPRLQVEHTITEEVTGIDIVQSQILIAAGRTLADLDLTQDSIRPRGTAIQCRITTEDPEANFQPDTGRIEVYRAAGGNGVRLDAGSGFAGAQITPHYDSLLVKVTCRGPSYELARRKMIRALIEFRIRGVKTNIPYLISLLTHPYFVESRTWTTMIDDTPELFNMILSQNRAQKVLTYLGDLLVNGSSIAGQVGEPGLRTEIPIPTIFDAEGNPVDTSEPALKGWRNIIVNEGPEAFAKAVRAYKGTLIMDTTWRDAHQSLFATRLRTVDMVNIAKETSHALQNAFALECWGGATFDVAMRFLYEDPWERLRTLRKYVPNIPFQALIRGANAVGYTSYPDNAIYEFSKRAVENGLDIFRVFDSLNSFESLQLGMNAAKVAGGVVEGTVCYTGDVANPKRHPKYTLDYYMDLVDKLVGTGDLHVLGIKDMAGLLKPASARLLIGTIREKYPDLPIHVHSHDTAGIAVSSMLACAEAGADVVDCAIDSMSGLTSQPSMGAIVSSLEQTGLGTGISHEAIQNLNLYWSQVRTLYQCFEANVKASDSSVFDHEMPGGQYTNLMFQSQQLGLGAQWNEIKNAYMEANMLCGDIVKVTPSSKVVGDLAQFMVANKLNGKDVEERASSLDFPVSVIEYFQGFLGTPPGGFPEPLRTNIIRNKERVDGRRGAQLEPLDFAKIRADLEKQFKRPMSESDAVSWAMYPKVFEEFQNFVSEHGDLSRMATRDFLGKPEAGKEIQVTVEDGKVLIIKLLSMSPLDEETGTREVFFELNAEPRAITVQDRSANVQTVQHEKASSEPGSVGSPLAGVVVEIRAKEGEAVKAGDPLFVMSAMKMETVVSAPVDGKIKRVAVSANDSLSQGDLMCEIAE from the exons ATGGGAGAGAGTACACAAGTACACGTTAAGGCGGATGCCGCATCGAACGTCGACGTCCCCACGGTCGAGTCG GAAATTGCCATTCGTATCttccgcacggcgcacgagctcggtcTCCAGACGGTGGCTATCTACAGCCATGAGGACCGCATGTCGGCGCACCGCTACAAGGCGGACTACGCCTTCCAGGTCGGCAAGGACCTGTCGCCCGTGGCTGCCTACCTGGCCATTGATGATATTGTGCGTATCGCGAAGGAAAACAAGGTCGACATGATCCACCCCGGCTACGGCTTCCTCTCGGAAAACCCCGAGTTCGCGCGTAaggtcgaggaggcggGTATCGCCTTCATTGGTCCGCGCCCGGAGACGATCGACGGACTGGGTGACAAGACCAAGGCCCGTGaccttgcgcgcgaggccaaggTGCCGATTGTCCCAGGTACGCCGGGCCCGATCGCCAGCTACGAGGCCGCGGAGCCTTTTATCAAGGAAGTCGGCTTCCCTGTGATCATCAAAGCTGCCATGGGCGGTGGTGGCCGTGGTATGCGTGTCGTGCGCAACATGGAGGACTTCCGTGAGTCCTTTGAGCGCGCCGtgtccgaggcgcgctcggcgtttGGTGACCCCACGGTCTTCATCGAGCGCTTCCTGGACAGGCCGCGTCACATTGAggtgcagctcctcgccgatgGCGACAACCACTGCATCCACCTGTTCGAGCGTGACTGCtccgtgcagcgccgtcACCAAAAAGTGGTCGAAATTGCCCCGGCGAGCAACCTCCCGGACAATGTGCGCCAGTCGATCCTCGCTGACGCCGTGAACCTCGCCAACACGGCCAACTACCGCAATGCCGGTACGGCCGAGTTCCTGGTCGACCAGCAGAACCGTCATTACTTTATCGAGATCAACCCCCGTCTCCAGGTGGAACACACGATCACCGAAGAGGTGACGGGTATCGATATTGTCCAGTCCCAGATCCTGATTGCGGCGGGTCGTACGCTGGCTGACCTGGACCTCACGCAGGACTCGATTCGCCCCCGCGGCACTGCCATCCAGTGCCGTATCACCACGGAGGACCCCGAGGCAAACTTCCAGCCGGACACGGGCCGCATCGAGGTGTACCGCGCTGCGGGCGGAAACGGTGTGCGTCTGGATGCTGGCTCTGGATTTGCCGGTGCGCAGATTACGCCGCACTACGACTCGCTGCTGGTCAAGGTGACTTGCCGTGGCCCGAGCTacgagctggcgcgccgcaagatGATCCGTGCACTGATTGAATTCCGTATCCGCGGTGTGAAAACGAACATTCCCTACCTGATCAGCCTTTTGACGCATCCCTACTTTGTCGAGTCGCGCACTTGGACGACGATGATCGACGACACCCCGGAGCTCTTCAACATGATTCTCTCGCAAAACCGTGCTCAAAAGGTGCTTACCtacctcggcgacctgctcgtCAACGGTAGCTCGATCGCTGGCCAAGTGGGCGAGCCGGGCCTGCGCACCGAGATCCCCATTCCTACCATCTTTGACGCGGAGGGCAACCCGGTGGACACCTCGGAGCCTGCGCTCAAGGGCTGGCGCAACATCATTGTGAACGAGGGCCCCGAGGCCTTTGCCAAGGCGGTGCGTGCTTACAAGGGCACTCTCATTATGGACACCACCtggcgcgatgcgcaccaGAGTCTGTTTGCGACGCGTctgcgcacggtcgacATGGTGAACATTGCCAAGGAGACGAgccatgcgctgcagaaCGCTTTTGCGCTCGAGTGCTGGGGTGGTGCGACATTCGACGTGGCGATGCGCTTCCTGTACGAGGACCCCTGGGAGCGCCTGCGTACGCTGCGCAAGTACGTGCCCAACATTCCCTTCCAGGCGCTGATCCGTGGCGCGAACGCCGTGGGCTACACGTCCTACCCCGACAATGCCATCTACGAGTTCAGCAAGCGTGCGGTGGAAAACGGTCTAGACATTTTCCGTGTCTTTGACTCGCTTAATTCGTTCGAATCGCTCCAGCTGGGCATGAACGCCGCCAAGGTGGCCGGTGGTGTTGTCGAAGGTACCGTGTGCTACACGGGTGACGTCGCGAACCCCAAGCGCCACCCCAAATACACGCTGGACTACTACATGGACCTGGTCGACAAGCTGGTGGGCACCGGTGACCTGCACGTCCTGGGTATCAAGGACATGGCGGGTCTCCTGAagcccgcctcggcgcgcctgctcatCGGCACGATCCGTGAAAAGTACCCCGACCTGCCGATTCACGTGCACTCGCACGACACGGCCGGCATTGCCGTCTCGAGCATGCTCGCCTGCGCTGAGGCCGGTGCCGACGTGGTCGACTGTGCGATCGACTCCATGTCGGGTCTGACGTCGCAGCCGTCGATGGGTGCGATTGTCAGCTCGCTGGAGCAGACGGGTCTCGGCACGGGCATTTCGCACGAGGCCATCCAGAACCTCAACCTGTACTGGTCGCAGGTCCGCACGCTGTACCAGTGCTTTGAGGCGAACGTCAAGGCCTCGGACTCGTCCGTCTTTGACCACGAGATGCCGGGTGGACAATACACGAACCTCATGTTCCAGTCCCAGCAGCTCGGTCTTGGTGCGCAGTGGAACGAGATCAAAAACGCGTACATGGAGGCCAACATGCTCTGTGGTGACATTGTCAAGGTGACGCCCTCTTCCAAGGTCGTCGGTGACCTTGCGCAGTTCATGGTCGCCAACAAGCTGAACGGCAAGGATGTCGAGGAACGCGCTTCGTCGCTCGACTTCCCCGTGTCGGTCATCGAGTACTTCCAGGGCTTTTTGGGCACGCCTCCAGGTGGCTTCCCCGAGCCGCTGCGTACCAACATCATCCGCAACAAGGAGCGTGTGGATGGTCGCCGCGGTGCTCagctcgagccgctcgacTTTGCCAAGATCCGTGCGGATCTCGAGAAGCAGTTCAAGCGCCCCATGTCggagagcgacgcggtgaGCTGGGCCATGTACCCCAAGGTCTTTGAAGAGTTCCAGAACTTTGTGTCGGAGCACGGCGACCTAAGCCGCATGGCCACGCGCGACTTCCTCGGCAAGCCCGAGGCCGGCAAGGAGATCCAAGTCACTGTCGAGGACGGCAAGGTGCTCATCATCAAGCTCCTGTCGATGAGCccgctggacgaggagaCCGGTACGCGCGAGGTGTTCTTTGAGCTTAACGCCGAGCCCCGTGCGATCACGGTCCAGGACCGCAGCGCAAACGTCCAGACGGTTCAGCATGAGAAGGCGTCCAGCGAGCCCGGCAGCGtcggctcgccgctcgccggtgTCGTGGTCGAGATCCGCGCCAAGGAAGGCGAGGCAGTCAAGGCCGGCGACCCCCTCTTTGTGATGAGTGCTATGAAGATGGAGACCGTGGTTTCGGCCCCGGTCGACGGCAAGATCAAGCGCGTGGCCGTGTCTGCGAACGACTCCTTGTCGCAGGGCGATCTGATGTGCGAAATTGCCGAATAG
- a CDS encoding uncharacterized protein (SECRETED:SignalP(1-22); TransMembrane:1 (n7-18c26/27o244-263i)) — MGLWHIVFPVIALFLAAAQVAALSSAQATPAAGLAPPASAVTPAQRSAAPHIAPTAPALERRITRSVPLSTLPTAAVYIPDLKGVVNPDGETSLYYYGPGYYPESTVYALVTGKPGEGDGPKTTYLYEGPTEAYLVNILRTADLDDGNGTITGQFNVKCRYSQGLGKDGYCQYQRMTTQGTTIFSTFNTTAQAQTTFTPVRGEIQRVRQSQDTHTLTNVAFPNTNVQNAAVRMRPLCLDTKCTSLTTLLLGSALAVLLAALVVL; from the coding sequence ATGGGACTGTGGCACATTGTGTTCCCTGTCATTGCACTCTTCCTAGCGGCTGCACAGGTGGCAGCCCTCTCCAGTGCCcaggcgacgccggcaGCAGGTCTGGCGCCCCCGGCCTCGGCTGTGACGCCCGCccagcgctcggccgcgccacacatcgcgccgacggcgcctgcgctggagcggcgcatcaCACGGTCCGTGCCCCTCTCCACGCTCCCGACTGCGGCGGTGTACATACCTGACCTCAAGGGTGTCGTGAATCCGGACGGCGAAACGTCCTTGTACTACTATGGCCCAGGCTACTACCCCGAGTCGACGGTCTATGCGCTGGTCACCGGCAAGCcgggcgagggcgacggGCCGAAAACGACGTACCTGTACGAAGGCCCGACCGAGGCCTACCTCGTCAACATCCTGCGCACTGCCGACCTTGACGACGGAAATGGCACCATCACAGGGCAGTTCAACGTCAAGTGTCGGTACTCGCAAGGGCTCGGCAAGGACGGCTACTGCCAGTACCAGCGGATGACGACGCAAGGCACGACGATCTTTTCCACGTTCAATACCactgcgcaggcgcagacGACTTTTACGCCTGTGCGCGGCGAGATTCAGCGGGTGCGGCAGTCGCAAGATACCCACACGTTGACCAACGTCGCGTTCCCCAACACCAACGTTCAGAACGCTGCTGTGCGCATGCGCCCGCTCTGCCTTGATACCAAATGCACATCGCTCACGACCCTTTTGCTCGGAAGCGCGCTGGCTGTGCTCCTAGCGGCCTTGGTTGTCTTGTAA
- a CDS encoding 4-aminobutyrate--2-oxoglutarate transaminase (EggNog:ENOG503NVGI; COG:E), with product MADADDFLARAQALGLRLTRADYERTRAGVTAFLKAERVPAASPGPSVCSTDTPDDEPRPPVVERCASPAESDIASGSKNAANAAATPTLSRWLRTTSGQLSFFTAVVRPMSAPNEEGRTRISLDEVGSAEEKRRRRARRRRVLEKQMMLESKLARESSPHAESMSTAEPHSPARTIRASSVASDTMPLEPLTPHNEGNDIVRSSTPVSIRAPSDAPASPTSPASPEINVLNRMARMDNAGKLWLAPREGDVDPKSEDSAAVADDSGVFVEQEAPGWGPRPYRRTSSNTENLNACMKSMSLLDRIMMSKTSPRRMRREAKARARDVTDDEHAETSHDADTSSTSHFADVSSEAPERRSGHVRQRSMNVRWTQEVTTPLRGNACVTEQYDFVIQDISPEHAEGRTDSPTRATGRERATPSASATPLTKLDLGAQITPMRYSPGYNLGYSHYRSASITSMFSPNMLTPWSHQGRLMSNAGLANIGSSPSASGDWTANTSAMGPASASRSHMMYTSTPLSHLPFEDSCLSHAGPSPGRLLCIDSFPGKSPQQRTALSNESPTKPLRTHITSPLTQRSAARTRPALRHESPSKLSASVAGRLDLVHRMAPVYDAPMQAWDKTPFRRTDTVSPADLFHPQTTGPAPWLVPESCGSDEEPVMSPASPASEEADGRSRSMRARLPRRKSAMLRSSSALAAMTPTHGDDVFAGDAEPDAAAPAIHSVFSEPLPSHDANQTEWDKPDGSRVVKLISEELQAAIDSGTLEHEPEPRYFRLPPGHGSSKAKPSSVSYAGLIGQAILSSSDARLSLAEIYLWISSVYPYYERGDRGWQNSIRHNLSLNKSFVKLERESSIPGKGGWWAIVPGHEARFQNGVYQPNVARTETSQRTFKPSHSAPAGVLRSPSRDERGRKKRQGALEESPVSAADESMDVSFKRPKTTRASRTLRADMSGTPLRAAPAQHPSSSVGQAPMPVLTDSASSPATSPLQSFAQDTSQGAQRAWRDVPGYQYAPTLERSSPPKPSGLAPRAPQAPLVRSLHDIADYNMHMYLASGGDARAYGPPSVSPSPASPPRRAPLRPAPITQPTVPGLGPYNTAYMPGYAPPPESFYVSWPEAGHSDLKGPEMPMAYANASPSRLAWARALTMTTNAEAQFGLEHITSGIGRSSTYVFEEGKGSYVTTDEGVKLLDFTSGIGVVNLGHCHPGVTKAAQEQCAKITHAQVNIGLSKPQIDLIRGLLTVMPFKELDTFFLSNTGSEAAEGAIKIARTVTKRQHIIVVQGSYHGRTAGAAALTRSKTQYSQGTGPQMPGVYTTDFPYYSQLCLPASTPTEEMVDYSLKRLRMLLKQETAPSDTAAIFVETVLGEGGYVPAPPSFLKGVREICDEHNILFVADEIQSGFGRTGTMFAIEESGVVPDLMLIAKGISNGYPLSAVVGKKEYMSKPPPGSLGGTYAGNAVACAAGQAVVKAFTEEKILENVAARSKQLLDGLQVIQGKPHGKLIEDIRGRGLMIGIQFKSPSEKQPVNALVAKACLKRHMLLLTTSIFDVVRTIPPLTISESELADAIKILDESIEEAAKELGAL from the exons ATGGCAGACGCCGACGACTttctcgcgcgcgcgcaggcgctcggcctgcgcctaACGCGCGCCGACTACGAACGGACACGCGCCGGAGTGACTGCATTCctcaaggccgagcgcgtgccggccgcgtcgccagGGCCAAGCGTCTGCTCGACCGACACacccgacgacgagccgcgccccccggtcgtcgagcggtGCGCCTCCCCTGCCGAGTCCGACATTGCGTCCGGCTCCAAAAACGCGGCaaacgccgccgcgacgccgacccTCTCTCGCTGGCTGCGCACCACAAGCGGCCAGCTGAGCTTCTTTACTGCCGTCGTGCGCCCCATGTCGGCGCCGAACGAAGAGGGCCGCACACGCATCTCGCTCGACGAAGTCGGCAGCGCAGAAGAgaagcggcggcgacgtgcccgccgccgccgcgtcctggaAAAGCAAATGATGCTGGAAAGCAAGCTTGCTCGGGAAAGTTCGCCCCACGCCGAGTCCATGTCGACCGCCGAGCCACACTCGCCTGCGCGGACCAtccgcgcgagctcggtcgcgagcgacaCGATGCCCCTCGAGCCTTTGACGCCACACAACGAGGGCAACGACATtgtgcgcagcagcacgcccgTATCGatccgcgcgccgtccgatgcgccggcgagtCCTACTTCGCCGGCGAGCCCCGAGATCAACGTGCTGAACCGCATGGCGCGCATGGACAATGCAGGCAAGCTGTggcttgcgccgcgcgagggcgATGTGGACCCCAAGAGCGAGGACTCGGCTGCGGTTGCCGACGACTCGGGCGTGTTTGTCGAGCAAGAGGCGCCGGGCTGGGGGCCACGTCCCTAccggcgcacctcgtccaaCACGGAAAATCTGAACGCGTGCATGAAGAGCATGagcctgctcgaccgcatcATGATGAGCAAGACAAGCCCCcggcgcatgcggcgcgaggccaaagcgcgcgcgcgcgacgtgaccgacgacgagcatgCCGAGACgtcgcacgacgccgacaCGAGCTCCACGTCGCACTTTGCCGACGTCTCGTCTgaggcgcccgagcgccggAGCGGCCATGTGCGCCAACGCAGCATGAACGTGCGGTGGACGCAAGAGGTgacgacgccgctgcgcggcaaCGCGTGCGTTACGGAGCAGTACGACTTTGTCATCCAGGACATTTCgcccgagcacgccgagggcCGCACCGATTCTCCGACGCGGGCCAcgggccgcgagcgcgcgacgccgagcgcgtccgccACGCCGCTGACCAAGCTGGACTTGGGTGCACAGATCACGCCGATGCGATACTCGCCCGGCTACAACCTCGGCTACTCCCACTACCGCTCTGCGTCGATCACTTCCATGTTCTCGCCGAACATGCTCACCCCGTGGTCGCACCAGGGCCGGCTCATGAGCAACGCCGGCCTCGCGAATATTGGCAGCTCGCcatccgcctcgggcgactGGACGGCAAACACGAGCGCGATGGGGCCCGCGTCAGCGTCACGCAGCCACATGATGTacacctcgacgccgctgTCGCACCTGCCGTTTGAGGACTCGTGCCTGAGCCATGCGGGGCCCTCACCAGGGCGCCTGCTGTGCATCGACTCCTTCCCGGGCAAgtcgccgcagcagcgcacggcgctctcGAACGAGTCGCCGACcaagccgctgcgcacgcacatCACGAGTCctctgacgcagcgcagcgcggcacgcacgcgcccggcgctgcgccacgagAGCCCGAGCAAGCtcagcgcgtcggtggCTGGGCGTCTCGATCTCGTGCACCGCATGGCGCCGGTGTACGATGCGCCGATGCAGGCGTGGGACAAGACGCCGTTCCGGCGCACGGATACCGTGAGCCCCGCCGACCTCTTCCATCCCCAGACGACGGGGCCCGCGCCGTGGCTCGTGCCCGAGTCGTGTggctcggacgaggagccggTCATGtcgcccgcctcgcccgCGTCCGAGGAGGCTGACGGGCGCAGCCGTTcgatgcgtgcgcgcctgccgcggcgcaagaGCGCCATGCTCCGCTCGTCGTCAGCGCTCGCTGCCAtgacgccgacgcacggcgacgacgtctttgccggcgacgcggagccggacgctgctgcgcctgcgatCCACTCCGTCTTTTccgagccgctgccgtCCCATGACGCAAACCAGACCGAGTGGGACAAGCCGGACGGGAGCCGCGTCGTGAAGCTCATCTCggaggagctgcaggcggcgatcgactcgggcacgctcgagcacgagccaGAGCCGCGCTACTTCCGCCTTCCGCCCGGCCACGGCAGCAGCAAGGCAAAGCCGTCGTCGGTGTCGTACGCCGGCCTCATTGGCCAGGCGATCCTCTCATcgtccgacgcgcgcctcaGCCTTGCGGAGATTTACTTGTGGATCAGCTCCGTCTACCCTTACTACGAGCGTGGCGACCGCGGCTGGCAAAACAGCATCCGGCACAACCTCAGCCTGAACAAGAGCTTTGtcaagctcgagcgcgagtcgAGTATTCCCGGCAAGGGCGGCTGGTGGGCGATCGTCCCCGgccacgaggcgcgcttcCAGAACGGCGTGTACCAGCCGAACGTGGCACGCACCGAAACGAGCCAGCGCACGTTTAAGCcgtcgcactcggcgcctgctggtgtgctgcgctcgccgtcgcgcgacgagcgcggccgcaagaagcgccagggtgcgctcgaggagtCGCCTgtgtcggccgccgacgagtCGATGGACGTCTCGTTCAAGCGCCCCAAGAcgacgcgtgcgtcgcgtacgctgcgtgccgacatgagcggcacgccgctgcgtgcggccccTGCACAACACCcctcgagcagcgtcgGCCAGGCGCCGATGCCGGTGCTCACCGAcagcgccagctcgccggcgacgagcccgcTCCAGTCCTTTGCACAAGACACGTCGCAgggggcgcagcgcgcgtggcgcgacgTCCCAGGCTACCAGTACGCcccgacgctcgagcgctcctcgccgccgaagcCTTCAGGCctggcgccgcgggcgcccCAAGCGCCGTTGGTGCGCTCGCTCCACGACATTGCCGACTACAACATGCACATGTATCTCGCGAGTGGTGGTGATGCGCGTGCGTATggcccgccgagcgtctcgccgtcgcctgCCTCGCCTCCCCGCCGGGCGCCAttgcgccctgcgccgatCACGCAGCCGACCGTGCCTGGTCTGGGGCCGTACAACACGGCCTACATGCCAGGCTACGCGCCTCCCCCTGAATCCTTTTATGTATCATGGCCTGAGGCCGGGCATTCGGACCTGAAAGGGCCCGAGATGCCTATGGCCTATGCCAACGCCAGTCCTTCTCGCCTTGCCTGGGCGCGCG CTCTGACCATGACGACGAACGCAGAGGCGCAGTTTGGCCTGGAGCACATCACCTCGGGTATcggccgctcgtcgacctaTGTGTTTGAGGAGGGCAAAGGAAGCTATGTCACGACCGATGAGGGCGTGAAGCTGCTCGATTTTACTtc GGGCATCGGCGTCGTTAACCTCGGCCATTGCCACCCCGGCGTGaccaaggcggcgcaggagcagTGCGCCAAGATCACCCATGCGCAGGTGAACATTGGTCTGAGCAAGCCGCAGATTGACCTGATCCGTGGCCTGCTCACTGTGATGCCGttcaaggagctcgacacCTTCTTCCTCTCGAACACTGGCTCggaggccgccgagggcgCGATCAAGATCGCGCGCACCGTGACCAAGCGCCAGCACATTATCGTCGTCCAGGGCTCGTACCacgggcgcacggccggcgccgcggcgctcaccCGCAGCAAAACGCAGTACTCGCAGGGCACCGGGCCGCAGATGCCGGGCGTGTACACGACCGACTTTCCGTACTACTCGCAGCTGTGCCTCCCGgccagcacgccgacggAGGAGATGGTCGACTACTCGCtcaagcgcctgcgcatGCTCCTCAAGCAAGagaccgcgccgagcgacacgGCCGCGATCTTTGTCGAgacggtgctcggcgagggcggATACGTTCCCGCCCCACCCTCGTTCCTGAAGGGCGTGCGTGAGATTTGCGACGAGCACAACATTCTTTttgtcgccgacgagatCCAGTCGGGCTTTGGCCGCACGGGTACCATGTTTGCCATTGAAGAGTCGGGCGTCGTGCCGGATCTGATGCTCATTGCCAAGGGCATCTCGAACGGCTACCCCCTCAGCGCGGTCGTCGGCAAAAAGGAGTACATGTCGAAGCCGCCCCCgggctcgctcggcggcacctATGCAGGCAACGCcgtggcgtgcgcggccggccAGGCGGTGGTCAAGGCGTTTACCGAGGAAAAGATTCTCGAAAACGtggccgcgcgcagcaagcagctgctcgacggcctGCAAGTGATCCAGGGCAAGCCACACGGCAAGCTCATCGAGGATATCCGCGGACGTGGCCTAATGATTGGTATCCAGTTCAAGTCGCCCTCGGAAAAGCAGCCGGTGAACGCGCTCGTGGCCAAGGCGTGCCTGAAGCGTCACATGCTGCTGCTCACGACGAGCATCTTTGACGTGGTGCGCACCATCCCGCCGCTCACGATCTCTGAGTCGGAGCTTGCGGATGCCATCAAGATCCTGGATGAGAGCATCGAGGAGGCTgccaaggagctcggcgcttTGTAG